The Lycium barbarum isolate Lr01 chromosome 4, ASM1917538v2, whole genome shotgun sequence nucleotide sequence ATCCTGAAAATATAAAAGGACTTACAGCTGTCCAAGAGATGATATATCAAAGTCTGGAGCAAGCTCATGAACAATATCATTTGGCGGTTGGCCACATTCTTGCATTTTCTGCATAAGCTCTACAATTTTGTTGAAGTTGCTAGGTTCACTCTCATAAACTTTGTTCAGATCTCTTATAAGTTCATACTGGTTCTTGTAACGTTCATACTCTTCAGTGCTCAACTTGACTTTGTTGTCCTCCAGCCATTTAGGAtatctttcttcaatttctttcatGGGTTCGTGAAGAATTTCCTTTGACAAAAGCTGCTGCATCATGGTCTCTACTATAGACTCCATGTCCTGTGAATCAGAGACAAAATAATTATACATTCACTTCAAGCAAGTGAAAAGCTACAGTATAAGATATGATGCATAATGAGACATGTGAAGGTTCAGAAAGCCTCAGCAATGTCTTCCAAGTGACACTTGCGCAGAAATTCAAATGCAATTCCAAAGCTGTGAAAACCAATAAATGCTACGAGAGAAAGATATACTTGATCCTTCAATGCAGCTTTCAGAACATCCAACTTCATCCAGACTAGCACAACTTAATCCCTAACTTGAACTATGAGAAAAATGTCCCAGCATGCTGTTTCAAGCATCCAACCAGTCCTAAACTTTAATACATGCGTACTATGTTGGCATTTTAGCAGGAGGAAGCAACTAAATGAAGTAAAGCAGCCACGCAAACTAAGCTCAACATTCAAAGCTACAATGGGTTTAAGATAGGACAAGAGATCAATGGCAATCCAGCTAAGCATAGAGATTTTATAGCAAAAGGAAGTGGAACCTATATTATAAAGTCTATTAAAGCGTCACGTTTAGGGATTCACCTGATGAGTCTTTAAAAGGGTAGATATTCTTTGATGCTTAGAATGTTTAGTAAACAGAACAGCGATCAAGTTACTTTAATGCACCAAAGCAATCATTTGATAGgcacaaaaaaagaagaagctaaataTGATCAACAAGAAAGACAatgaaaataaagcaaaataattTCTCTGACAATTTATCAACCCACTCTAGTGAAACTAAATAACgagatactccctccatcccattttaacagttgttttagctttTTTCACGTTCATTAAGAAAAACAATAAATAGAAAGTATAATCTACTAAGTTACCCTATTTATTCGATGCTTAGAATTGGGATAAGAGGTCGAGGATTAGAATAGGAGGTTAGTAGGTAGCCGAACATTCTCCTAACTAGTAGCATTAATTAGTAGTCGCGTAGATTCTTTTCTTAAAGGTGTACTACTATCTGTTTCTTCTTTCGCTTTTTATCTTGCTACGTTGTTGCCATATTTTTCTTGATATCATGCTTTAAATCCTTTTTTCTctcgagccgagggtctatcggaaacaacctccctaccccacaaaggtaggggtaaggtctgtgtacatccTACCCACCCTAGACCCGACTTGTGggaatacactgggtatgttgttgttgcttttttgagaattgagcaatattaaaaaaaaaaaaaaaaaaactacttcaTGTTAAGGGTATAGTTGGAAACAATTGTCCACTTTAGTCTTGAATTCCTAAAGTGACAATTATTATGGGACAATTTATTTGAGTTAAAGCGATAGCTAAAATGGGACGGAGTAGTAAAAAAAACATACAAAAAAATCCACCATCAGGAAAATAAATTCCATAGCCTCCTTGCGAAATCATGAAAAAGGAACTTGCAACAATGGACCGATCTTCATAAAGAAACATATTTTGCAGTCTCCATGTTCAACATAGAAAGTAAAGAACTAACTGCAGTAAACCACACACCATTAACATTGAAGAAACATGAAGACAAGATACCTGAGACCCAGAAAGCTCTTCAAACTGCTTCACCCACTCCTCCATCATTGCATCATTCCCCGTGTTCTCTACACCCGGTCTCGGCCCAGCCACTGATTCCAATCCTTTAACAGCCTCCCTTGTCTGCTCTCTAAGCTTATCAAGAGCTTCAGCTACATGCGAGTCTTTCGACTCAACAGAAGCCTTTTGCTTCCCCTTTTTCTTAGCATTCCTATCGGGCAACGTCATCC carries:
- the LOC132635113 gene encoding peroxisome biogenesis protein 19-2-like isoform X2; the protein is MATDHSDDLDQLLDSALDDFQSLNLTSGAQRSGDGEEKKDSSSMPGGVQGLGMTLPDRNAKKKGKQKASVESKDSHVAEALDKLREQTREAVKGLESVAGPRPGVENTGNDAMMEEWVKQFEELSGSQDMESIVETMMQQLLSKEILHEPMKEIEERYPKWLEDNKVKLSTEEYERYKNQYELIRDLNKVYESEPSNFNKIVELMQKMQECGQPPNDIVHELAPDFDISSLGQLSPEMLEGQQNCSIM
- the LOC132635113 gene encoding peroxisome biogenesis protein 19-1-like isoform X1 — translated: MATDHSDDLDQLLDSALDDFQSLNLTSGAQRGLLSDCRSGDGEEKKDSSSMPGGVQGLGMTLPDRNAKKKGKQKASVESKDSHVAEALDKLREQTREAVKGLESVAGPRPGVENTGNDAMMEEWVKQFEELSGSQDMESIVETMMQQLLSKEILHEPMKEIEERYPKWLEDNKVKLSTEEYERYKNQYELIRDLNKVYESEPSNFNKIVELMQKMQECGQPPNDIVHELAPDFDISSLGQLSPEMLEGQQNCSIM